The following coding sequences are from one Mycolicibacterium aichiense window:
- a CDS encoding MlaE family ABC transporter permease encodes MARVSTPSRHIPHALRAPLWIADQGDSLIQRLGHQVNFLAQVLGAIPHTLRHYRHQTGVLLVDVMWGNGSLIVGGGTIGVLIFMGTAVGGSVGIEGYSALDMVGMGPLTGFVSAYANTREMAPMIAGIGFAAQAGCRMTAEIGAMRISEEIDALEALGIRSIPFVVTTRVIAGMLTIIPLYVVTLALSYVSCALVVNVMHGQSSGTYYHYFDSFIQPSDVVFSVLKAVIFVTLIIAIHGYQGYYAVGGPEGVGRASGRAIRASIVTVVAADMVLTLLFWGNSPGIRISG; translated from the coding sequence ATGGCTCGGGTCTCCACGCCGTCGCGCCACATTCCCCATGCCCTACGGGCGCCGTTGTGGATCGCCGACCAAGGCGACTCACTGATCCAGCGCCTCGGGCACCAGGTCAACTTCCTGGCCCAGGTACTCGGCGCGATCCCGCACACGCTGCGGCACTACCGGCATCAGACCGGGGTGCTGCTGGTCGACGTGATGTGGGGCAACGGCTCACTGATCGTCGGCGGTGGCACCATCGGTGTGCTGATCTTCATGGGCACCGCCGTCGGCGGGTCGGTGGGGATCGAAGGCTACAGCGCCCTCGACATGGTCGGAATGGGCCCGCTGACCGGTTTCGTCTCGGCGTACGCCAACACCCGGGAGATGGCGCCGATGATCGCCGGGATCGGCTTTGCCGCACAGGCCGGCTGCCGAATGACCGCCGAGATCGGCGCCATGCGGATCTCCGAGGAGATCGACGCCCTGGAAGCGCTTGGTATCCGGTCGATCCCGTTCGTCGTCACCACCCGGGTGATCGCCGGCATGCTCACCATCATCCCGCTCTACGTGGTGACGCTGGCGCTGAGCTATGTGTCCTGTGCGCTGGTGGTCAACGTGATGCACGGTCAGTCGTCGGGCACCTACTACCACTATTTCGACTCCTTCATCCAACCCTCCGACGTGGTGTTCTCCGTACTCAAAGCCGTGATCTTCGTGACGCTGATCATCGCCATCCACGGCTACCAGGGCTATTACGCCGTCGGCGGTCCCGAAGGTGTCGGCCGCGCCTCCGGACGGGCCATCCGGGCCAGCATCGTCACGGTGGTCGCCGCGGATATGGTTCTGACACTGCTGTTCTGGGGCAACAGCCCCGGGATTCGGATCTCGGGATAG